The following proteins are encoded in a genomic region of Pseudomonas sp. Os17:
- a CDS encoding hybrid sensor histidine kinase/response regulator, whose translation MRYLLLLLLSLPMLVGAAEFDEFTQRLPLGRVMQVLEDTGGEATIADVSSGPLAERFKPHDKDTLNAGYSRSAFWLKIDLDYRPGNPTAQRNWLLELAYPPLDHLDLYLPDESGGYRLAERTGDALPFDSRQIRQNNYLFNLNFAPHEHKTIYLRLASEGSIQAPVSLWSNTAYLEAQPVRLYVLGLIYGVLLGMLVYNLFIYLSVRDTSYLYYIFYIASFGLYQLSVNGAAVEYFWPNSPWWANAATPFFIGSAGLFGSQFARSFLQTAGHSPWVDRILMALMGFGALVMALSLMTSYALALRLATTLALLFTVVIYVAGIVAWWRGLRVARYFIIAWSAFLFGGVINTLMVLGYLPNVFLTMYASQIGSAIEVALLSLALADRINAMREQQAQTLLEAGQKLEVLNQQLAHSNRLKDEFLATLTHELRTPMNGVIGSLELMQTLELDPELAQYQQTAAGSARDMMRMVNGILTLTELQAGKLSAQRQPFSLRSLLTALQTQYAASAAAKSLSFQVDLSAGLPDRLQGDRCKLSHCLECLLDNAVKFTHSGGVVLRVVTRAVSVERVSLSFEVIDSGIGFVNLDEAMLYQRFFQLDGSMTREYGGLGIGLAICRQLVELLDGQLTHESTPGQGSCFRLQVEFEVQEPIARLPAAHQRRTPQDCTVLLIDDNDVDQLVLRGMLLKLGYRVRTVGSPTDALQLLGREPVSAVLIDGQISAAQLGAFRLQAQAMPGYAQLPILLACVPGTEGGAATAGADCLGKPVKFEALQLLLSKRVLAVEQGESADI comes from the coding sequence ATGCGCTATTTGCTGCTGTTGCTGTTGAGCTTGCCGATGTTGGTGGGTGCCGCCGAGTTCGACGAGTTCACCCAGCGCCTTCCTTTGGGCCGAGTGATGCAGGTCCTTGAAGACACGGGGGGTGAAGCGACCATTGCCGACGTCAGCTCGGGGCCACTGGCCGAGCGCTTCAAGCCCCACGATAAAGACACCCTCAATGCCGGTTATTCACGTTCGGCGTTCTGGCTGAAGATCGACCTCGATTACCGCCCCGGCAACCCCACGGCGCAGCGCAACTGGTTGCTGGAGCTGGCCTATCCGCCCCTGGATCACCTGGATCTGTACCTCCCCGACGAAAGCGGGGGCTATCGCCTGGCGGAGCGGACCGGCGATGCCTTGCCCTTCGACAGTCGGCAGATCCGCCAGAACAATTACCTGTTCAACCTGAATTTCGCTCCCCATGAGCACAAGACGATCTATCTGCGGCTGGCCAGCGAGGGCTCGATCCAGGCGCCGGTGAGCCTGTGGTCCAATACTGCCTACCTTGAGGCCCAACCCGTGCGTCTCTACGTACTGGGCCTGATCTACGGCGTGTTGCTGGGCATGCTGGTGTACAACCTGTTCATCTACCTCAGCGTGCGCGACACCAGTTACCTCTATTACATCTTCTATATCGCCTCCTTCGGCCTCTATCAGTTGTCGGTCAACGGCGCTGCGGTGGAGTACTTCTGGCCCAACAGCCCTTGGTGGGCCAACGCCGCGACGCCCTTCTTCATCGGTTCGGCCGGGCTGTTCGGCAGCCAGTTCGCCCGCAGCTTCCTGCAGACTGCCGGCCACAGTCCCTGGGTTGACCGCATATTGATGGCGCTGATGGGCTTTGGTGCGCTGGTCATGGCCCTGTCGCTGATGACCAGTTACGCCCTGGCCCTACGCCTGGCTACCACCCTGGCGCTGCTGTTCACCGTAGTGATCTATGTCGCGGGAATCGTCGCCTGGTGGCGCGGGTTGCGGGTGGCGCGCTATTTCATCATCGCCTGGTCGGCTTTCCTGTTCGGTGGGGTGATCAATACCTTGATGGTGCTGGGTTACCTGCCCAACGTGTTCCTGACCATGTACGCCAGCCAGATCGGCTCGGCGATCGAGGTGGCGTTGCTGTCCCTGGCCCTGGCCGACCGGATCAACGCGATGCGCGAGCAGCAGGCTCAGACTCTGCTGGAGGCGGGGCAGAAGCTTGAGGTGCTGAACCAGCAACTGGCCCACAGCAACCGGCTCAAGGATGAATTCCTGGCCACCCTGACCCATGAACTGCGCACGCCGATGAACGGTGTCATCGGTTCACTGGAATTGATGCAGACCCTGGAACTGGACCCGGAGCTTGCGCAGTACCAGCAGACCGCCGCCGGTTCGGCGCGAGACATGATGCGCATGGTCAACGGCATCCTCACGCTGACCGAACTGCAGGCCGGCAAGCTCAGCGCCCAGCGCCAGCCCTTCAGCTTGCGTTCGCTGCTGACCGCGTTGCAAACCCAGTACGCGGCCAGTGCGGCGGCCAAGTCCCTGTCGTTTCAGGTCGATCTGAGTGCGGGATTGCCCGATCGCCTGCAGGGGGATCGCTGCAAGCTCAGCCATTGCCTGGAGTGCCTGCTGGATAACGCCGTCAAGTTCACGCATTCCGGCGGCGTGGTCTTGCGGGTGGTGACCCGTGCCGTCTCGGTCGAAAGGGTCAGCTTGAGTTTCGAGGTGATCGACAGCGGCATAGGTTTCGTCAATCTGGACGAGGCTATGCTGTATCAGCGCTTCTTCCAGCTCGATGGTTCCATGACCCGCGAATATGGCGGATTGGGCATCGGCCTGGCGATCTGCCGCCAGTTGGTGGAACTGCTGGATGGGCAATTGACCCACGAATCCACGCCAGGGCAGGGCAGTTGCTTCCGTTTGCAGGTGGAGTTTGAGGTGCAGGAGCCGATTGCCCGGCTGCCCGCCGCCCATCAGCGGCGGACACCCCAGGACTGCACCGTGCTGTTGATCGATGACAATGACGTCGACCAACTGGTGCTGCGGGGCATGTTGCTCAAGCTCGGTTATCGGGTCCGCACGGTCGGCAGCCCAACCGATGCCCTGCAACTGTTGGGGCGCGAGCCGGTCAGCGCGGTGCTGATCGATGGCCAGATCAGCGCGGCGCAGTTAGGGGCGTTTCGCCTCCAGGCTCAGGCGATGCCCGGCTATGCCCAGTTGCCTATCCTGTTGGCCTGTGTTCCCGGCACCGAAGGGGGCGCGGCCACAGCGGGAGCCGATTGTCTCGGCAAACCGGTGAAATTCGAGGCCTTGCAGCTGCTGCTGTCCAAGCGTGTGCTCGCTGTGGAGCAGGGCGAAAGCGCCGACATTTAG
- a CDS encoding hydroxymethylpyrimidine/phosphomethylpyrimidine kinase, translating into MNIYSSRPVVLCLSGHDPSGGAGLQADIEALLAQGCHAAPAVTALTVQDTVNVSDFRVLDREWVLAQANAVLNDSTVAAVKLGMLGSLEMVDTVVELLQAHPHLPLVCDPVLRAGGGGRLGKDEVGYAMRERLLPLATIATPNLPEARILAELPEGSADQCAEKLLPFVKHLLITGGHGDEHEVHNRLYSRDGLRETYTCQRLPGSYHGSGCTLASALAGRLAQGEHLASAVKSALDYTWRTLRDAEQLGRGQFVPRRLPLDFCS; encoded by the coding sequence ATGAATATCTACAGCTCTCGCCCCGTTGTCCTCTGTCTCTCCGGCCACGACCCCAGTGGTGGCGCCGGCTTGCAGGCAGATATCGAAGCCCTGCTGGCTCAGGGTTGTCACGCAGCTCCGGCTGTCACCGCCCTGACCGTGCAAGACACGGTCAATGTCAGCGATTTCCGCGTTCTGGATCGCGAGTGGGTACTGGCCCAGGCCAATGCCGTGCTCAACGACTCCACGGTCGCCGCGGTCAAGCTGGGCATGCTCGGCTCCCTGGAGATGGTCGACACCGTGGTCGAACTGCTCCAGGCGCACCCGCATCTGCCGCTGGTCTGCGATCCGGTGCTGCGCGCCGGCGGCGGTGGCCGGCTGGGCAAGGATGAAGTCGGCTACGCCATGCGCGAACGCCTGCTGCCCCTGGCCACCATTGCCACCCCCAACCTTCCTGAAGCTCGAATTCTTGCGGAACTGCCCGAAGGCAGCGCCGACCAATGCGCCGAAAAACTCCTGCCGTTCGTCAAGCACCTGCTGATCACCGGCGGCCATGGCGATGAACACGAAGTGCATAATCGCCTGTACAGCCGTGACGGCCTGCGCGAAACCTACACCTGCCAGCGTTTACCGGGCAGCTATCACGGCTCCGGCTGCACCCTGGCCAGCGCCCTGGCCGGACGCCTGGCACAAGGCGAGCACCTGGCCAGCGCCGTGAAATCGGCCCTTGATTACACTTGGCGCACCCTGCGCGACGCCGAACAACTGGGTCGCGGCCAATTCGTCCCACGTCGCTTGCCGTTGGATTTCTGCTCGTAA
- the thiE gene encoding thiamine phosphate synthase translates to MKLRGLYAITDSQLLAGKFLQYVEAALEGGVTLLQYRDKSDDQARRLREAETLLTLCERYKTRLIINDDAELAARIGAGVHLGQTDGPLTPARALLGRQAIIGSTCHDQLSLAEQAAQEGASYVAFGRFFNSTTKPGAPTASLELLDQARASLHLPICVIGGITLDNAAPLVHHGADLLAVVHGLFGADSADEVTRRARAFNALFNS, encoded by the coding sequence ATGAAACTACGTGGTCTGTACGCCATCACCGACAGCCAGCTGTTGGCCGGCAAGTTTCTGCAGTACGTGGAGGCGGCGCTCGAAGGCGGCGTCACCCTGTTGCAGTATCGCGACAAAAGCGACGATCAGGCCCGCCGCCTGCGGGAAGCCGAAACCCTGCTGACCCTGTGCGAGCGCTACAAGACCCGTTTGATCATCAACGATGACGCCGAACTGGCCGCGCGCATTGGTGCCGGCGTGCACCTGGGCCAGACCGACGGCCCACTGACGCCGGCCCGGGCCCTGCTGGGTCGCCAGGCGATCATCGGCTCCACCTGTCACGACCAATTGTCGCTGGCCGAGCAAGCCGCGCAGGAAGGCGCCAGTTATGTCGCCTTCGGCCGCTTTTTCAACTCCACCACCAAACCCGGCGCGCCCACGGCCAGCCTGGAGTTGCTGGATCAGGCCCGGGCCAGCCTGCACCTGCCGATCTGCGTGATCGGCGGCATCACCCTGGATAACGCAGCGCCGCTGGTACACCACGGCGCCGACCTGCTGGCAGTGGTCCACGGCCTGTTCGGTGCCGATAGCGCCGACGAAGTGACCCGTCGCGCCCGCGCCTTCAACGCCCTATTCAACAGCTGA
- the hemL gene encoding glutamate-1-semialdehyde 2,1-aminomutase: MSRSETLFANAQKHIPGGVNSPVRAFKSVGGTPLFFKHAEGAYVTDEDDKRYVDYVGSWGPMILGHSHPDVLDAVRKQLEHGLSYGAPTAMETEMADLVCSIVPSMEMVRMVSSGTEATMSAIRLARGFTGRDSIIKFEGCYHGHSDSLLVKAGSGALTQGVPSSAGVPAAFAKHTLTLPFNDIAAVEKMLAEVGQEVACIIVEPVAGNMNCVPPAPGFLEGLRSLCDQHGVVLIFDEVMTGFRVALGGAQAYYGVTPDLSTFGKIIGGGMPVGCFGGKRKIMEHIAPLGPVYQAGTLSGNPLAMAAGLTTLRLISRPGFHAELSDYTSRLLEGLQQRADAAGIPFVTTQAGGMFGLYFSGADDIVTFDDVMASDANLFKRFFHLMLEGGVYLAPSAFEAGFTSIAHGEAELQLTLDAAERAFAALK, from the coding sequence ATGTCCCGTTCCGAAACTCTGTTCGCCAACGCCCAGAAACACATCCCCGGTGGCGTCAACTCGCCCGTTCGCGCCTTCAAGAGCGTGGGCGGCACCCCGCTGTTCTTCAAGCACGCAGAAGGCGCCTACGTCACCGACGAAGACGACAAGCGCTATGTCGACTATGTCGGTTCCTGGGGCCCGATGATCCTCGGCCACAGTCATCCGGACGTACTGGATGCGGTGCGCAAGCAGCTGGAACACGGCCTGTCCTACGGCGCACCGACCGCCATGGAAACCGAAATGGCCGATCTGGTGTGCTCCATCGTGCCGTCCATGGAAATGGTGCGCATGGTCAGCTCCGGCACCGAAGCCACCATGAGCGCCATTCGCCTGGCCCGGGGCTTTACCGGCCGCGACAGCATCATCAAGTTCGAAGGTTGCTACCACGGCCACTCCGACAGCCTGCTGGTCAAGGCCGGTTCCGGCGCCCTGACCCAGGGCGTGCCAAGCTCCGCCGGGGTGCCTGCGGCCTTCGCCAAACACACCCTGACCTTGCCGTTCAATGACATTGCCGCCGTGGAAAAGATGCTCGCCGAAGTCGGCCAGGAAGTGGCCTGCATCATCGTCGAGCCGGTGGCTGGCAACATGAACTGCGTACCGCCGGCACCGGGCTTCCTCGAAGGCCTGCGCAGCCTCTGCGACCAGCACGGCGTGGTGCTGATTTTCGACGAAGTGATGACTGGCTTCCGCGTCGCCCTCGGTGGCGCCCAGGCCTACTACGGCGTGACACCGGACCTGTCGACCTTCGGCAAGATCATCGGCGGTGGCATGCCGGTGGGCTGCTTCGGCGGCAAACGCAAGATCATGGAGCACATCGCGCCCCTGGGCCCGGTCTACCAGGCCGGCACCCTGTCCGGTAACCCGCTGGCCATGGCCGCCGGCCTCACCACCCTGCGCCTGATCAGTCGCCCGGGCTTCCACGCCGAACTGAGCGACTACACCAGCCGCCTGCTCGAAGGTTTGCAACAACGCGCGGACGCCGCGGGCATTCCGTTCGTCACCACCCAGGCCGGCGGCATGTTTGGCCTGTACTTCAGCGGCGCCGATGACATCGTCACCTTCGATGACGTGATGGCCAGCGACGCCAACCTGTTCAAGCGCTTCTTCCACCTGATGCTGGAAGGCGGCGTGTACCTGGCGCCGAGTGCCTTCGAGGCCGGTTTCACCTCGATCGCCCACGGCGAAGCCGAGTTGCAACTGACCCTGGATGCCGCCGAACGCGCATTCGCCGCCTTGAAATAA
- a CDS encoding tetratricopeptide repeat protein has protein sequence MNRTGRALTLGCLLLLQPLLAHAQAGGNSLLIPAMGRCTLDPQAQEQAEALAACQKAADEGDAEAQYELGEFYYEGKGAPRDLNQALSYFEKASLQGHAQAQFKLGTMFFHGEGVPANNVQAYIVLKMAAVNGAEDALDTADEVAEHMQRDELEVATQVLGQIFRKYLMELQSADGRSPFSPLP, from the coding sequence ATGAACCGCACCGGCCGCGCCCTGACACTGGGCTGCCTGTTGCTCCTTCAGCCCCTGCTCGCGCACGCACAAGCAGGCGGCAACTCGTTGTTGATCCCAGCGATGGGTCGCTGCACCCTCGATCCCCAGGCACAGGAACAGGCCGAGGCGCTAGCCGCGTGCCAGAAAGCCGCCGACGAAGGCGACGCCGAGGCGCAATACGAGTTGGGTGAGTTCTACTACGAAGGCAAAGGCGCGCCGCGGGACCTCAATCAAGCCCTGAGCTATTTCGAAAAAGCCTCCTTGCAAGGCCACGCTCAGGCGCAATTCAAACTCGGCACCATGTTCTTCCACGGTGAGGGCGTGCCGGCCAACAATGTCCAGGCCTATATCGTGCTGAAGATGGCGGCGGTCAATGGCGCCGAAGACGCTCTGGACACCGCCGACGAAGTCGCCGAGCACATGCAGCGCGACGAGCTGGAAGTCGCGACCCAGGTGCTGGGACAGATTTTCCGCAAATACTTGATGGAATTGCAAAGCGCCGATGGGCGCTCGCCTTTTTCGCCATTGCCGTAA
- a CDS encoding DUF1820 family protein encodes MTKREAPIYKVIFLNQGQVFEMYAKQIYQSDLWGFLEVEEFVFGERTQVVVDPSEEKLKAQFEGVVRSFVPMHSIVRIDEVERLGTPKISEARGVSNVMPFPMPMPEK; translated from the coding sequence ATGACCAAACGTGAAGCCCCAATCTACAAGGTGATTTTCCTCAACCAGGGCCAGGTGTTCGAGATGTACGCCAAGCAGATCTACCAGAGCGATCTGTGGGGCTTCCTGGAAGTGGAAGAGTTCGTCTTTGGCGAGCGCACGCAAGTGGTCGTCGATCCGAGCGAAGAGAAGCTCAAGGCGCAATTCGAAGGCGTGGTGCGCAGCTTTGTGCCGATGCATTCGATCGTGCGCATCGACGAAGTGGAGCGCCTGGGCACGCCGAAAATCAGCGAAGCCCGTGGCGTGAGCAACGTCATGCCGTTCCCGATGCCGATGCCCGAAAAATAA
- the miaB gene encoding tRNA (N6-isopentenyl adenosine(37)-C2)-methylthiotransferase MiaB: protein MAKKLYIETHGCQMNEYDSSRMVDLLGEHQALEVTARAEDADVILLNTCSIRERAQDRVYSQLGRWRELKLANPDMVIAVGGCVASQEGAAIRDRAPYVDVVFGPQTLHRLPEMIDAARISKLPQVDVSFPEIEKFDHLPEPRIDGPSAYVSVMEGCSKYCTFCVVPYTRGEEVSRPFDDVIAEIIHLAENGVREVTLLGQNVNGYRGQTHDGRLADLAELIRVVAAVDGIERIRYTTSHPLEFSDSLIQAHAEVPELVKHLHLPVQSGSDRILAAMKRNHTALEYKSKLRKLRAAVPGICISSDFIVGFPGETEKDFQQTMKLIEDVGFDFSYSFVYSQRPGTPAADLADDTPEALKKERLNALQHRLNQQGFEISRQMVGSTQRILVSDYSKKDPGELQGRTENNRIVNFRCDDPTLIGQFADVHIDSAQPHSLRGSLLS, encoded by the coding sequence ATGGCCAAGAAGCTTTACATCGAAACCCACGGTTGCCAGATGAACGAGTACGACAGCTCGCGCATGGTGGACCTCCTGGGTGAACATCAGGCCCTGGAAGTCACCGCACGTGCCGAAGACGCGGATGTCATCCTGCTCAATACCTGCTCCATTCGTGAGCGCGCCCAGGATCGGGTGTACTCCCAGCTGGGTCGCTGGCGCGAGCTGAAACTGGCCAATCCGGACATGGTGATTGCCGTCGGCGGCTGCGTGGCCAGTCAGGAAGGCGCGGCCATTCGCGATCGCGCGCCCTATGTGGACGTGGTCTTCGGTCCGCAGACCCTGCACCGCCTGCCGGAAATGATCGATGCCGCGCGCATCAGCAAGCTGCCGCAAGTGGACGTCTCGTTTCCGGAAATCGAAAAATTCGACCACCTGCCCGAGCCGCGCATCGACGGCCCCAGTGCCTATGTCTCGGTCATGGAAGGCTGCAGCAAGTACTGCACCTTCTGCGTCGTGCCCTACACCCGGGGCGAAGAGGTCAGCCGGCCGTTTGACGACGTGATTGCCGAAATCATCCACCTGGCGGAAAACGGCGTGCGCGAAGTCACCCTCCTGGGCCAGAACGTCAATGGCTACCGGGGCCAGACCCACGACGGACGCCTGGCCGACCTGGCCGAGCTGATCCGCGTAGTTGCCGCGGTGGACGGCATCGAGCGGATTCGCTACACCACTTCGCACCCTTTGGAGTTCTCCGACAGCCTGATCCAGGCCCACGCCGAAGTGCCGGAGCTGGTCAAGCACCTGCACCTGCCCGTGCAATCGGGCTCGGATCGGATTCTGGCGGCGATGAAGCGCAATCACACGGCCCTGGAGTACAAGTCCAAACTGCGCAAGCTGCGAGCGGCGGTACCGGGAATCTGCATCAGCTCGGACTTTATCGTCGGCTTTCCTGGCGAGACGGAAAAAGACTTCCAGCAGACCATGAAGTTGATCGAAGACGTCGGTTTCGACTTCTCCTACTCCTTCGTCTACAGCCAGCGCCCGGGTACTCCGGCCGCCGACCTGGCCGACGACACGCCGGAAGCACTGAAGAAGGAACGCCTGAACGCGCTGCAACACCGCCTGAACCAGCAAGGGTTTGAAATCAGCCGACAAATGGTCGGGTCGACCCAGCGCATCCTGGTGAGCGACTACTCCAAGAAAGATCCGGGCGAATTGCAGGGCCGCACCGAGAACAACCGGATCGTCAACTTCCGTTGCGACGATCCCACACTGATCGGCCAATTCGCCGACGTGCATATCGACTCGGCGCAGCCCCACTCGCTGCGCGGCTCGCTGTTATCGTAA
- a CDS encoding PhoH family protein, which produces MNAPIEPHRFILEPFEARRFANLCGQFDEHLRLIEQRLTIQIRNRGNQFELIGEPKHTTSAENLLRRLYRETKGTELSPDLVHLFLQESAVEELDNPSVADAAIALRTKKGMIRPRGLNQQRYVKEILGNDINFGIGPAGTGKTYLAVACAVDALEREQVRRILLVRPAVEAGEKLGFLPGDLAQKIDPYLRPLYDALYEMLGFEQVAKLIERQVIEIAPLAYMRGRTLNNSFIILDESQNTTVEQMKMFLTRIGFGSTAVITGDITQVDLPKGTKSGLAQVINVLKDVPGISFTHFMPKDVVRHPLVQRIVEAYERFELRADDETAKASADRGQRHDA; this is translated from the coding sequence TTGAACGCACCCATAGAACCTCATCGTTTCATCCTCGAGCCCTTCGAGGCTCGCCGCTTCGCCAATCTGTGCGGGCAATTCGACGAGCATTTGCGCTTGATCGAACAGCGCCTGACGATCCAGATCCGCAATCGCGGCAATCAGTTCGAACTGATCGGCGAACCCAAGCACACCACCTCCGCGGAAAATCTTCTGCGCCGTCTCTACCGGGAAACCAAGGGAACCGAGCTGTCGCCGGACCTGGTGCACCTGTTCCTTCAGGAGTCCGCTGTGGAAGAGCTGGATAACCCCTCGGTGGCTGACGCCGCCATCGCCCTGCGTACCAAGAAAGGCATGATTCGCCCACGCGGCTTGAATCAGCAGCGCTACGTCAAGGAGATCCTGGGAAACGACATCAACTTCGGCATCGGTCCGGCCGGCACCGGCAAGACCTACCTGGCCGTCGCTTGCGCGGTGGACGCCTTGGAGCGCGAGCAGGTGCGACGCATCCTGCTGGTGCGTCCGGCGGTGGAAGCCGGCGAGAAGCTCGGTTTCCTGCCCGGTGATCTGGCGCAAAAGATCGACCCTTACCTGCGCCCGCTGTATGACGCGCTGTATGAAATGCTCGGCTTCGAACAAGTGGCCAAGCTGATCGAGCGCCAGGTCATCGAGATCGCGCCCCTGGCCTACATGCGTGGCCGAACCCTGAACAACAGCTTCATCATCCTCGACGAAAGCCAGAACACCACCGTGGAACAAATGAAGATGTTCCTCACCCGGATCGGCTTCGGCTCCACCGCGGTGATCACCGGCGATATCACGCAGGTCGACCTGCCCAAGGGCACCAAGTCCGGCCTGGCCCAGGTGATCAACGTGCTCAAGGATGTGCCCGGGATCAGCTTCACCCACTTCATGCCCAAGGACGTGGTGCGCCACCCGCTGGTGCAACGCATCGTCGAAGCCTACGAGCGCTTCGAGTTGCGGGCCGACGACGAGACCGCCAAGGCTTCCGCCGACAGAGGCCAGCGCCACGATGCTTGA
- the ybeY gene encoding rRNA maturation RNase YbeY, with the protein MLELDLQRASQQPAPSDEQFRQWCELALRQRTADSEMTIRLVDEAEGRELNHTWRHKDYATNVLSFPADVPDELLDIPLLGDLVICVPVVEREAAEQGKELQAHWAHLVIHGCLHLLGYDHIDDDEAEEMEALERTLLAELGHPDPYADDES; encoded by the coding sequence ATGCTTGAGCTTGATCTGCAGCGCGCCAGCCAGCAGCCGGCCCCCAGCGACGAACAGTTCCGCCAGTGGTGCGAACTGGCCCTGCGCCAGCGAACCGCCGACTCGGAAATGACCATCCGTCTGGTGGACGAAGCCGAAGGCCGCGAGCTGAACCACACCTGGCGTCACAAAGATTACGCCACCAATGTGCTGTCATTCCCTGCCGACGTGCCGGATGAGCTGCTGGATATCCCCTTGCTGGGGGATCTGGTGATCTGCGTTCCAGTGGTCGAACGCGAGGCCGCCGAACAAGGCAAGGAACTTCAGGCCCACTGGGCCCATCTGGTGATTCACGGCTGCTTGCATCTGTTGGGTTACGACCATATAGATGATGACGAAGCCGAAGAAATGGAAGCACTGGAACGAACGTTGCTTGCAGAACTGGGTCATCCCGACCCCTATGCAGACGACGAAAGCTGA
- a CDS encoding HlyC/CorC family transporter, with protein sequence MSEDRSSNGQKSWLGKLTQAFAHEPKNRQELLELLREAHQNKLLDSEALAIVEGAIQVADLQVRDIMVPRSQMISIKATQTPREFLPAVIDSAHSRYPVIGESHDDVMGVLLAKDLLPLILKENGDSFNIKDLLRPATFVPESKRLNVLLREFRANHNHMAIVIDEYGGVAGLVTIEDVLEQIVGDIEDEHDVEEDSYIKPLPSGDFLIKALTPIENFNEFFDSTFSDDEFDTVGGLVMSAFGHLPKRNEITEIGAYRFRVLNADSRRIHLLRLTPVSR encoded by the coding sequence ATGAGCGAAGATCGATCGAGCAACGGGCAAAAGTCATGGCTGGGCAAACTGACCCAGGCTTTTGCCCATGAGCCGAAAAACCGCCAGGAGCTGCTGGAGCTGCTGCGCGAAGCCCATCAGAACAAATTGCTGGACAGCGAAGCGCTGGCCATCGTCGAAGGCGCCATCCAGGTGGCTGACCTGCAAGTCCGGGACATCATGGTGCCGCGCTCGCAGATGATCAGCATCAAGGCGACCCAGACACCCCGGGAGTTCCTGCCCGCCGTCATCGACTCCGCGCACTCGCGCTACCCGGTGATCGGCGAAAGCCATGACGACGTGATGGGCGTCCTGCTGGCCAAGGACCTGCTGCCGCTGATCCTCAAGGAGAACGGCGACAGCTTCAATATCAAGGACCTGCTGCGCCCGGCGACCTTCGTCCCGGAGTCCAAGCGCCTGAACGTGCTGCTGCGCGAGTTCCGCGCCAATCACAACCACATGGCCATCGTCATCGACGAGTACGGCGGCGTGGCCGGCCTGGTGACCATCGAAGACGTGCTGGAACAGATCGTCGGCGACATCGAAGACGAGCATGACGTCGAGGAAGACAGCTACATCAAGCCCCTGCCCAGCGGCGACTTCCTGATCAAGGCGCTGACGCCGATCGAGAACTTCAACGAGTTCTTCGACAGCACCTTCTCCGATGACGAGTTCGATACCGTCGGCGGACTGGTCATGAGCGCCTTCGGCCACTTGCCAAAACGCAACGAAATCACTGAAATCGGCGCCTATCGCTTCCGCGTGCTCAATGCCGACAGCCGGCGGATTCATCTGCTGCGCCTGACTCCCGTCTCCCGCTAG